The genomic region TTAAAACTAATACACAGactcaaaatatacaaacaaactTAAATAGCAGTACACAGTCAGTCATATCGAGAGGAATGTGATGAGCGGACACAGACggaatgcttttgtttttctgagcGGCTTTGTTACATCACAAAAAGGAGGCTGGAAGACTAAAGGTGAGATGAAGGCGTCTGATTGGTCGGTCCAGGCGTCTATCTACACGCATACATAGCAGCAGATCTCCTCCAGCGTCGGCCCACTCAATCAAGGGGAATAAAAAAATGGCCGggtgatgaaaataaaaaaaataaaaaaattaaaaaaaggaaagtgtgATGCTTAAATCATAGGCTAATTGTGCAACCAAACCTGAGGTCATGCAATTGGTGACAGATTGTGGTCATATAACCCAGAGGACTCATGAGGGAGAGGGAAGATGAaggcacatatacacacagtccTCTGGAAACAGAGCATTCACATTCTGACAACAGCAATACCCTCGAATTTgtgggtgggaaaaaaaaaaaaaaaacgaacaaactTGAAAATAAAGTCCATTAGCACTCCtgcacattttctttctctctctctgtccattcaGAACGGTCTGACCAGGGCGTATGTAAGCGGTGAAGTAACCATGCTCTGCATAGACAGACAAGACGACAATGATGATGAAAGAAAGTCAATTCTCTCATGTGTACGATTAAGGCCTTTAAACCAAGGCCTATGGAGCTGCCTAAGGCCATGTGCAAACAGGGGCCCCCAATCCAGGGGCGGGGCAATGGGGCTGGCTTCATTCTCATAGTGATGCACTACAGGTGGGACTCCATGGGACGGCATTTCCATGGTAATGAGCTACGGTTTCAGAGTCTATGGGATGGTGTCTCCATGGTGACGGGCTACAAGTACGAGTCCATAGTAGGAGCGTAGGAGAAGCCCAGAAAGGCCTCGGCCGCGTCGCTGATGCTGGCCGTCACCAGAGCGCTGTCTGGGGAGCAGCCGATGGAGCTCGGCACTGGCTCGTCTGTAAACTCTGGGTCGAAGTGCCGCAGGTCGTTGGGGCCAgtctaaaaaacaacaacaacccacaaAATTTAATTCACTTGAAGAACAGTCAAACattgatttgtgtttaaaatgaaacgATTCTCATGTTTATCATCTCATATCATGGTAAATAAAGTGCCATCAATTCAATCAAGAGTCAATCCGATGTTACCGGCACCTTATGTTTGATTTTTGGGATTTTAGGAACAAGCCTATATTCACAGGATTCTGTGCCTCATTGAAATTATGTGGAGAAAAGTGGGTCAGGAGGTGTGGAGGCCTTGGTTATATGTTCAGTAATTCATTTGAAGTTGTTTTAATTAgttaaattcattaataaaatagaTAAATCCCATAATTTAATGTCTGCTTTAGGGTGTGACCTTTGGTAACCCTTTGGCCCATGATCTTAGGAACCCTCCCTAAGGATACTTAGGAACTTTATGAACTTCCCTTAATACATCATGTACAGCTAAGGAAACAGAGCCTTGGGGAATATACGGCCTTGGGAACATGGATACACTCCGCTATCATGACCCTTATCCTTTCTAAAAACTACAGCACAATAACGGAACATACCACGTTGGGGTTGAAGGGAGGGGTGAGCTTCTTAGCATTCAGATCGTCCCAGTTAATAGGGGAGAAGAACATGTGGTTCTTGATCTcattctggaagaaaaaaaaaaaagaacaacatgaGCGATCAGATAACAACGTTCCTTTATGTTTCAGGCACTGATGAGGTTAACCAACACACTTACAAAGTCATCTGTGCAGCCTAGCCTCTTGGTACGGTCCTTCTGCAGAAGACCCTCCAGCAGATGGCGGGCAGCGTTGGAAATGTTGGGCTTCAGCTGCAGAGGCTTGTTCAGGATGTTGTCGTACATCTCCGCTGTGTTGCGGCTATAAAATGGAGGCTGTGGtccaagtaaataaatagaaaatgcagGGTTAAAACACTGGTCTTGGtggtgtgtgtaattatatagCGGATGTGGTTCCTTGTATGATGCAATACTCACCAAGCCATACAGCATTTCATAGAGCACGGCGCCCAAACACCACCAGTCCACTGTCCGGTCATACGGCTGCTTATGCAACACCTCCGGAGCCAAATACTGAGAGAAAACGAGAAAGAATGTAAATAAGAGCTCGAGTGGATTTCTCCTGTCACAGGCtgagatagaaaaaagaaaaaaaaagtgccatctAAGGAAAGGTATTTATTTAGCGCCTTTGTTCCATTACAAGAGTCAGTAAAACTGACAAGAACAAAACAGAGCTGTTTCGGCTCCGGTGGTCTCTATGGCAACTGTCAAGTAGCAGAGACGGATGGGATGGTACGTACCTCCGGCGTCCCACAGAACGTGGACGTGGTTCCGTTAGGCTCTATGTTCTCCTTGCACAAGCCGAAGTCTGTTAGGATGATGTGTCCTTGCGAGTCCAGGAGGATGTTTTCGGGCTTCAGGTCCCTGTAGACGATGTTCAGGGAGTGCAAGTAGCCCAGGGCGCTGGCGATTTCAGCAGCGTAGAAACGGGCACGGGGTTCCAGAAAGCACCGTTCCCTCTGAAGGTGATAGAACAgctacagaaagagagaaagcaacgaagaaagaaaggaaaaaaagagagagagagagaatgattaaGTCCTTGGTCCTACATCCTGCGAGCCATATTTAATCAGCGCTTTCTTCACTCTTCACTCCTCCAACAATGGGAGGAAATGAGAGTGTACTCTACTGAAAgatacgacacacacacacacacacacacacacacacacacacacacatacacacacaggaccaaAGCTCCATCACTTCTAAATTGAGCTGCTcactttgacacacacacacacacacacacacacacacccagccatTTCCTGAATAGCTCCCTTTAAAGAGCACAGAAGGGATATCCgctctctgtctccgtctgtctccccctcactgtctcactttaCCTCTCTCATGTCCTCCATTTTACACACAGAGAATGTTCCATAAACACTCTGGGATAGTCTTACCTCTCCACCATTGATGTAGTCCAGCACAAAGTACAGTTTGTCGGCAGTTTGGAAGGAGTAATGCAGGCCCACGAGGAACGGGTGCTTCACGTTTTTCAGTAACACGTTCCGCTCGGACATGATGTGTTTCTCCTGCAACGTACAAAGGAACAAAGTCAGGGTCAAAGTTTCACTGCAGAGGAATCAGACAAGACAGAAAAAACATCCCAATTCTAATCTATGAGATTCagcacagtttttatttaaactaaaacGAACCTAATGACTGTAAACTTATTTACATGCTTTACATAAGTAAAGGAAAAGTCCAACGTTTGGCAACCTAATctttataacacatttataacgCATGCGTGTTCACCACAGACGAGTTTTAACAAGTTTCCCTGTATTTGCATTCGAAACTCATTCATAAGGGAAGTCAAGGTTGCCGGATTCAGTAAAAACGTTATGAATTCTTCACCACGGTTTTGGAAACCATTCTCGAAATATGTACAACGTAATCATTTTAGAGATGGGAAGGAAGTTTGGGATTTCGAGGAAATAAAGTtcttaaagatttatttattgaccGGTTTGCTGTTCTGCAAAATTCTTGTCTGTGCTgagcacacacacgctacaGATGCAGTAGATTGAGAAATGGTGGCGTATCCCTTTAATGAGTGCTAGATATCCCGAGAGGTTTTTACTGAATCAGAGACTATGGGGAATACGCCAAGAAAGACACTAGACACTAAACCCAATTTGGCCTATTTAAAGAGATCACATGTCGCACCTCTTTCTTCTTCAGGATGGCTTTCTTCTGTAGCACTTTAACCGCGTAGAATTTGTCATCGCCGTGATGGCGAGCCAGAAGAACTTTTCCGAAGCTGCCTTTTCCGATAACCTTCAGGAAGTTGAAGTCGGACGGCTTAGCAGTCGGGTTGGACGAAGGCCCCAGGTTTATCTGCTGAGACGGACTGGGCTGCAGGACGAGACACGGTCACGGTCAGACGTATGCTGGTTTGTGGGTGTATCGTGTACTTACTTACTAAGCATGCAGGTACTTACAGGAGGAGAAGGGTTGCTCGTCATTAGCTCGGGATCTTGCGGTGGTGTCAAGGTCAGGATGGAGTCTACCTCTGGGCTGTAGCGTGAAAGAAAGACCAGAATGAATCCAAAAAGTGCAATCGGGAagtttgaacacacacaaaaaaatggtgCATTTCCTAGTGTGATGATGCACGATGCATGATGCTGCATGCGTTTTCTTGGTATTTACGTTAGGCTTTTTTGTGTCTGAAATatcgcaatgcaaaaaaaaaattaaataaataaataaaattaatttcaagtaaaatatttgaaaataaaaaaatgtaataatttttttttggaggaaacGTAATGTTCTCATAGAGCGATAAAGAAAGATGAGGATTAGAAGAATTAATGAACCATATAAagctatttttgtttgttttcccctactaaatctgtttgtttttccattagTGAACTGAATAATACTCACTGCTTGCAGGCGTAGGAGCTGGTCGCCAGTTTCTGAATAAAATCATTCAGTCCCATTTTCCTCTGTTTCATAAaagctgtgagagagaaagagaaaaaagagagagagagagagagagagagagagaaaagataaaAGAGGTCACTTGATATTCTTCCACTGAAGCAGGTTGGCTTGAAGGAGCTCCATTCATTCATCGCAGCTATAATGAAAGCCTACCGCTGAGATTAGCCACCAGTCCCCTTGTTTTAGAGTAGGTCATCGCCGGAGCGCTCACGCTCGTCTCCGTTTGGATGGTCATGACTGTCGCGGTAGTTTTCCAGCGTGGGCACGaacccaaaacaacacaaaagccTCACTGAACTCCTACACCGCCGCTTTCCTCAATTTATACCAGACAGTCAGGCGAACTGTGGGCGGGGACTGTCCGCACTTTCGAACTCGTCGTCGACCAATCAGACTCGACTGCGCTCTGAATAGTAATGATCACGAGTCACGCCCCTCCCACGCGCGCGCCGCTAACGTTCCATTGCaaagagaccaaaaaaaaacaaaaaacgtattcTCACGCATAGatcgggttgccagattggcaTGGTTTTAACCTAATTTCTTACCGAGTAgacctgttttttttaaccaacttaaattaaatgttagtcAATTCTGTTTGTTGTAATTGTTCTGTCATGTTAAAATATGCCAGGTATAGTGATTTGAGCGGAATTAAACGAGTAAACAACCTGAGGGAAAAGCCAGCAGTCTGGCAACCCATGATCATAAAACCCGACCAAAAAcctaatttttatatatatatatatatacataggaATGAAAATGACACCGTAGTGTAACCTGTTTGTAAACAGCACACAATTTTCCATCTTGTACTTCAACATTTAGCCTGTAGATGGACAAATAAACACTACAAACCATCTATTTAACGTCgtgtgtgattaaaaaaaaaacaacaaaaaaaaaaatagatttttttcattcaagAGTCCAGTCACTGTTTTTCCATCACAAAATGAGGAACAGTCGTTTTACATTCAGCGTCCTACCTGATCATAGAACGTTTATGGTCACAGAGAAGCACACCGACACCGCTGAAGTCAGTTTGGTTTGCCGGTGAATCCACAAGCCCATAAGAACTGAGAGAGTAAGCTCGCGCTCTCTCCTAACTGCACCGGATGGCTCGCGCGACGCCGACAAAACCGAGGAAGTCCGTGCCAAAAACTTTAGCCGGTGTTGCCAGATTTTTGCCCCAATCAACCTTTCCGGAACTCACTCatagttatataaatatatatttaaaaaaaacccccaaaaaaacaaaaaaaaaaacaataataacatgtgcatttgtttaaaaatctaAGAAATAACTAAGAAGTTTCCTCTCTACAACAGAGACTAAACTTTAGCAGTGTTTGGATGTGTATGTGAAGTGATTTTATTCTAGATGCATGATTGCAATCCAGTGCAATGTATTAATGCTGGctaatacatacattttttcccACCATCACAAGCTTATTTTCACACCGCAAAGACCCCAGTGTGGTGTCTGGGTGAATCCAGATGTTTATGTGGAACAGGGTTCTTGCCCTTTGCTCTTAAAAAGCACCAAGACTTCATAGACACATAGTCTTGATAACATTTGTACCAAGTGTACCATGATAAAGGAAATGTGACATGAATCCCTGGTGAAAAAACAAACTATAGAATCCATCACAGAAATCccaatggtttccactacaaataccattacaaaccatcagctaaccagtAAAAGCATCACATTACCATTAtttgtccttaatggtatccactagacataacattccAAGAATAGAAGGTAACAAATTACCaaatagagacccacagggaccattacattttccattaaaaccaatacaattcccattattaCCATTAAAACcgttctatgagggtttctattctttttttcagcaggggtggCAAAATTTATATGTCATGTCTTGAGTCTGACAGAATTTTCATACTTGATTTATAAaaaatctctttctttttttttgtctgaactTAATGAGCTCCCTTCAGAAATCATGGAAATGGGCCAACACTGTAAGATAACCCAGCACTGAAAATGTTCCTGTTTAAATTCCAAGAAAGGacaccaatctggcaaccctgacttCAGCCTCAAAGAAGGAAAAAGCTACAAAGTTGAACGGTGAACCAAACATCTTCATTCATGCTACAACTGAGAACCTATGGATAAGGTCCCTCACAAATCCAGTTTGCACCAGTGCTATAGGGCTAAACTGTGGAAAATATTCATGCAATGCCAAAGCACTCTGGTGCACTCACCGATTAACTCACTGTGTTCCATCTATTTATATTAATTACCTAGGGAAAAAAATCAGTTCAGCTCAAGCATAACCCTAGGAAGGTGCTCAAAGAATGCAAACATCTCTGCGTGCACCTTTACTCCAGATGTGGCTTGGCAGattatatataaagtgtataaaacTACATACATGGGACAGTTCATATCCAGATGCTGTTTGATCCCTGATTTGTGTAAGCTGTAGCTTATTGTTTCAAtccaaaatctaaaaaaaaagctccCAAGACACAAACCTTTCGTCGCTCGCTGCTCCTCATCGCCTTATGAGCCTCCTGAGAAGTGAACTCAACCTGGAACAGTTTACTTTATCACATGCAATCCAAGACTCCTTATCAGATTTAGGCCAATCTGACAGATATTAAGTGTGTTAAAACCAGGTCAAGAGTTCTCACAGAGGTGACACTTCATATGATTTAGTGCAGCTCAGAAGAAAAGGCACTGAACTGTACATTTCCTTGTTGCTACTGTATACCGTTAATATTTTAACTTTCAactggaaaacttttttttttttggaaaaggttTACGGTACAGAATTGGACCATACTTGCTAaaaagctttaaaggtacatgAAGATACATACAAAAGGTGGAAGATACATACAAAAGGTAGGCTTAACGGTACCACTCCAGATACAAGGaatggtacagtttagtacctaTTTTTCAGTTCAAcaactgcacttttttttttttttacaaattcttTTTGATAAATTCTTCTACATTTCCATTTGTAGTCAGCCTAcgctttttttttagaagaagaagaagcttctaaaaaccaaacaaaaaaagcaagagCTCATTTTCTATCTCACCATTTTCTATTGATTTTCAATGCCATATTAATAAGAAATCCACTGTAGAATAGTGGGGACACTGGCGTACACGTTGGATCCAAAGATCCATAATGCAATGCGGCTATATGACGCAGTTGAGCAAAGTTACAGCCGAGCTTAGTTTCAGCTCGACTAGTTAGGGATCTATAGTATGAAATGACAAACACAATGGCATTGATGGTGggattagcatgaaagttgaagctttggaaactgatctgtttgagcagagtgtacagatgaggcggtgagagagctggacaggaCTAAAGCACCACTGCATCACTCTAAAGCAAGGGTTAGatcccactgcaccactatTAGCAAGTAGTTGAATGGTATTCTGGGTAATGTATGAAATCGTTAACCCCATTTGGAAGCAGATATATTTGGCAAACATTTCTTTAATTTTATTCCCCATAGCAAAATTTGGTATCATTCCAACCAATATAGGCCCCGCCTCCCAAAGTGTGAAGGTGGAATTGTACCAGGAAGCTGGAAACGATGCGGATTATAACATAGCTGTACTCGGAAACTCTGTTGTACTCAGGTGCAAAACCAAAGCAACTACCTACAGGGTTAGTGGAAAATTTTGTCATTCATTTGTGAAATTCGATTTTCtgcaaaaacattcatttaactgCCCAACTTCTGAGACTTAACAACAGACAAAACAGTCATCAACAACACACTGACTAGACGGATGTCTGGACTGAAGTGATGAACTCAGAGAAAAGGTAAAGACAACATTAGACATCACCCAACCATGAGCAGACaggaaaaacaaatcagaacaaGAGTCATCAGTGATGACAATAAACAGGCCAACATTTACTTTATTATCATCTTTCAGGAGCATCTAGAAGAGCATGTCAGTCAAACagggattttgtttgtttgtttgcttgtttgtttgtttagcaggagctaacctgacaggatttctgataAGATGAATGTTCACCATATGTACCGCCACTAGTTAGACTGGACTAGcataagctaacctgacaggatttttaaagtCGTATCTGTTAATGTTTATAGTCTTTACTGCTAAAGCTAGATAGATGTCTGGATGAGTTAATCTGACCGGATATATGAgaggattttaaaatcatatcTCTTAATGTTTGTAGTCTTTGTTTATAGCATATAGCTTAAGCTTATAGTTTACAGTTTATAGCTACTGTATCTATCTGCTGATTCTAGATATACAGCTAACATTGGCTAACCTGATCAAATTGATGATTAACTGctgattataaacatttatgatcTTTAAATCTAGGTAGACTGCTAGCATAAGCTAACCTGACACGATTATTGCTAATACTAGGTAGAcattctgagaggattttaaagTCTTTATAATCTTTGCTGCTAATGCTAGGCAAATGGCTGACATGAGCTGACCTGACAGGATGTCTGACAGAATTTTTGGATTACAGAAATGTTCACAGTCTTTACTGGTAATGACACGATTTCTGGGACgtctttcataaatgttaatgaTGTGCTAACATTAGACAACTTGACATTAAGCATAAATGATTATTATCTTCACTGCTAGCTAACGCTGCACACATATCTGGGTAAGATGAGGCTATTTCAGAAAACGTCTTGACAAATGGAATCATAAAACTATGCCGTTGCTCTCGGAGTCCATATCAGAGCTCCAGTGAAATCACTGTTATTAATTTCatctataaatatgtatttctTGACATGTTCCAGAGGAGCACAAGAGGTAAATTCAATCTGTACGACTCCTGTATTGATATGCAAGAAGCTAAACAGAGTGTGCTACAGGACAATTTATATGGCAGTCAAAGTCCTCTGAGCCATGACTTATGGTGCTGGTTAAAATCCGCAATgcccatatacagtatattacatagaatatacaaatataaaaatagctTGTGTGCTACACTTAGTTGAATAGGAGATCCCAAGTGGTGTTTCTCACAATTCAGTACATACTATAATGTATAAATGAGTATGAATTCATTAATTatgttggtaaaaaaaataaagcctataacatttgaaaacatttttttttcccctctcatgATATCTTTTTTCCATCCATCGTCCCACATACAACACCATTGTATGTATTGTGTCTTCATAGGACATTGAGCCAAGtacgcacatacacactgtaaacacacacacacacacacacacacacccacacacacacacatttgaatcTCCCTAGCTAAGCGGTTAGATAACCTGCTGTTCCCTTCATACTGGCCTTACACTCATCCATCGTCAGAGATGAGTCACTGGGTTATTGTGTTTACTGTAACTGGACTAGACCCAGTTGTGGGGTATTTTGTTCATTCTATAAGGCTCAACAACCTAggctttttatttctctcccctgctgacattttgttttattaaggcgtattatattctctctctctctctctctctctctctctctctctctctctctctctctgtggtgtgtgaaagAGTCTAGGAGAGCACGATTCAGGATGAGTTGATGATAGTAGGGGATTTTGAGGATTTAGTCCAGCAGGGTTCAGCTTGAGTGCCCAAACACTGTTTGTATTAGCATGTGAAAATGGCGATTACGTAATATGCTTTAAAAACCTACGAGTGTCTTGAACTTAATCCAGCCATTACGCATGGTAATGTGGATTCGGAGCGTACAGTGTTTTGGGGGTACCATGACATTACATAActacacacaaactcacacgcACGTGTATGCACAAACATGGACACACATCTTGGAGATGAGCCAGACCTAGATCCATGCTGGCAGAAACCCACTACAAATGATATGCTGTTTAGCAAAGGTGGCTGATTCTTATGAGATAATGTGAATGGGTTTAGTACATGACTGAGCAAGCCTAATCATCACTTTGGATATTTTTCAGTGCTTCAGCAGCAACAACAAGGACTAATAATAACAGCAGTGCCTTACTATAACATCATGTTTCTGTTTGACTGTGCAACCCAGATAGCAAATAAGTGACAGCCCACACTTACCACTTCCATCTGGCCTACATACAACCATGAAATGTTCAGTGGTAGATTCTGGCTACTAGAACACATCCACAACTTGACCTTGATGAGACCAAATACCCGGCAGAATATGAACCAGCGCTTACAGTTGGACTATTTTCTGATTCAAAAACTGAAATTCCACATAACCATGAGACATCATTGGCAGCATTCGGATCACTGTTGGTCCAGATACTAAATGCTGTGAAAACCATAAATATGGTTGTTACATTTGGGCTATTTTAATCCCACTGTACGCGTACCTATACCATAACTGACCAACCATAATTATTGGAACCCTAAGAAATGCATTCACAGTAAAATCTGTATTATAGGGTCAAATAAGGTCTATAAGGTATCCCAGtgtattatacatatattactTGGGTATTAGATAAGCGATATTACTTTTCTGCCTTCAAATGTCTATTCAATAATCAAATAGCAGTGTATACACTGCCAGTCAGTATAGTTGTGAAGTTGGACAAttactggggaaaaaacaaaactagaCAAAACTGGACAAttaaagattggaaaaatgtcacctggtctttttccagtctttaacTGTGTAGCCTCagagtcctgttcttggttgacaggattgctgttgtagcccatagCCTCGAGGTCCGATAtatattgtgcattctgagatgcttttctgctcaccacaatagTAAAGCGTGGTAATTTGAGCTATcgcagccttcctgtcagctcaaacaagTCTGGCAATCTTCCTCTGACCTCTATCATCAACAAgacgtttccacccacagacctgctgctcactgggtgttttttgttttctgcaccattctgtgtaatctATACAGATTgccgtgtgtgaaaatcccaagaggtcagcagtttctgaaatactcaagccagcccatctggcaccaacaaccatgccacggtcaggtcaaaatcactgaaatcAGTTTTCCCCCCATTCCGATGTTTGAACTAAATATTCAATTAAAATCTAGGcttgtagtatagtatagtataatatagtatagtatagtgtagtgtactatAGGCCAGTGTAATAGTATACAATGGTAATGAAatctaaaataatgttttaaatatgcaATAAGTTTTTCTAAACTGCGTTTAgcacttaattaaaaaaacccaagacCGGAGTATTTATATTTgagtatttttaattttgttatttttaattttattttaaataactttgttatttaaagcttaaaaataTTCTAGTGTTTCTCTAACCAAATAATGTTACACCGACACTGTGGTGTTATAATTACTAATATGTTTGCAGTTtaataaaggattttttttaaaaaagggggcgGGGTTATACATATatgaaaactgtattttatatgcatatttttcaatgtttttcaatgtttttttttaaagatggtcTTGGTGTGTGAGCTATATCCTGAGATATAGTTGTATATGTAACACAttttggaataaaacacagtgtgtgcatgttacatacagtatgctgAGAATGAGTTATGAGTTATCATGTCGTGACTTTTTCCCACTGTTCCACTTCGACTCACGGAAATGATTTGTTCAGTCTACCGCAGGGTTCACATAGTTCAGCTTAGTGTTGTAAAATCGAGTAGGcaagttggaaaaaaaaaaaaaaactgtaattagAGGTAAGTCCCTGTGGAAAGTTTGTGGCACCAAAATCCAGGACCCAGGTTTGTGTGACCAAAACCCTGCTGGAAACCCAGCAGTCATGCTGAATAAGTCCTGACTTTACTGCACTGTTTCTCTAATAATGTGCAGTGTGAAAGGTTATATTATACAGTCACTGTAGACAAATCTACACTGTACCAATCTCTCGCGTTCTTCCTGTGTCTTTCTACTGCACTGTAACTGTAATACAGAAGGCCGTATATAGGGAACATGGGCGTAACCACCCATTCTTTGGGGGGCCGTGTcccccccaatgttgaggaaataccaatctgtcccccccccagtatacaatacaaaatattttcaatatgtacccctttaatgaaccctgccaacggatctgtcttttcatccattctatttatttatgtctattcctttttaatatatttccgtttgttaaggaaaataggtgtgtgcccccccCTCCAACTGTAC from Ictalurus furcatus strain D&B chromosome 15, Billie_1.0, whole genome shotgun sequence harbors:
- the sgk1 gene encoding serine/threonine-protein kinase Sgk1 isoform X3 → MRNPKVSVEKPQAKAFLSPCPKCQDGQDLWYTHFPTSYACCPYSPGGYYLPHPPSPLCQPCIPGPRDKTKNCKVRKWKMLSRHHGDGKAKEAEPEGHMFCPWAMSPLLGNPVLMECSICNGPFITYSSEEAWQPRQRTQAMDLYYHGDADPDYGCTSDTTFMKQRKMGLNDFIQKLATSSYACKHPEVDSILTLTPPQDPELMTSNPSPPPSPSQQINLGPSSNPTAKPSDFNFLKVIGKGSFGKVLLARHHGDDKFYAVKVLQKKAILKKKEEKHIMSERNVLLKNVKHPFLVGLHYSFQTADKLYFVLDYINGGELFYHLQRERCFLEPRARFYAAEIASALGYLHSLNIVYRDLKPENILLDSQGHIILTDFGLCKENIEPNGTTSTFCGTPEYLAPEVLHKQPYDRTVDWWCLGAVLYEMLYGLPPFYSRNTAEMYDNILNKPLQLKPNISNAARHLLEGLLQKDRTKRLGCTDDFNEIKNHMFFSPINWDDLNAKKLTPPFNPNVTGPNDLRHFDPEFTDEPVPSSIGCSPDSALVTASISDAAEAFLGFSYAPTMDSYL
- the sgk1 gene encoding serine/threonine-protein kinase Sgk1 isoform X2, giving the protein MKQRKMGLNDFIQKLATSSYACKHPEVDSILTLTPPQDPELMTSNPSPPPSPSQQINLGPSSNPTAKPSDFNFLKVIGKGSFGKVLLARHHGDDKFYAVKVLQKKAILKKKEEKHIMSERNVLLKNVKHPFLVGLHYSFQTADKLYFVLDYINGGELFYHLQRERCFLEPRARFYAAEIASALGYLHSLNIVYRDLKPENILLDSQGHIILTDFGLCKENIEPNGTTSTFCGTPEYLAPEVLHKQPYDRTVDWWCLGAVLYEMLYGLPPFYSRNTAEMYDNILNKPLQLKPNISNAARHLLEGLLQKDRTKRLGCTDDFNEIKNHMFFSPINWDDLNAKKLTPPFNPNVTGPNDLRHFDPEFTDEPVPSSIGCSPDSALVTASISDAAEAFLGFSYAPTMDSYL
- the sgk1 gene encoding serine/threonine-protein kinase Sgk1 isoform X1 — encoded protein: MTIQTETSVSAPAMTYSKTRGLVANLSAFMKQRKMGLNDFIQKLATSSYACKHPEVDSILTLTPPQDPELMTSNPSPPPSPSQQINLGPSSNPTAKPSDFNFLKVIGKGSFGKVLLARHHGDDKFYAVKVLQKKAILKKKEEKHIMSERNVLLKNVKHPFLVGLHYSFQTADKLYFVLDYINGGELFYHLQRERCFLEPRARFYAAEIASALGYLHSLNIVYRDLKPENILLDSQGHIILTDFGLCKENIEPNGTTSTFCGTPEYLAPEVLHKQPYDRTVDWWCLGAVLYEMLYGLPPFYSRNTAEMYDNILNKPLQLKPNISNAARHLLEGLLQKDRTKRLGCTDDFNEIKNHMFFSPINWDDLNAKKLTPPFNPNVTGPNDLRHFDPEFTDEPVPSSIGCSPDSALVTASISDAAEAFLGFSYAPTMDSYL